In Nymphaea colorata isolate Beijing-Zhang1983 chromosome 13, ASM883128v2, whole genome shotgun sequence, one DNA window encodes the following:
- the LOC116267250 gene encoding histidinol-phosphate aminotransferase, chloroplastic-like: protein MDVTRAFSGAASSAFFISPSTFTSRRRGSSGMISPPFSSSASSPPSSTSSRSAEKLGPIRAATPSAAISLQEEGGKRVGGVSGDSFIRPHLRRLSPYQPILPFEVLSSRLGRKPEDITKLDANENPYGPPPEVLQALATLKFPYIYPDPESRRLCAALSEDSGLGADYILAGCGADELIDLIMRCVLDPGDKIVDCPPTFTMYEFDAAVNGALVIKVPRKPDFSLDIPGIIDVVEQEKPKCIFLTSPNNPDGSIINDEDLMHILGLPILVVLDEAYVEFSGMESRMAWVKEYENLIVLRTFSKRAGLAGLRVGYGAFPLSIIEYLRRAKQPYNVSVAAEVAACAALNNPGYLEKVKHALVAERERLYNLLSEVPFLKPYPSHSNFILCEVTGGRDPKKLKEDLVKMGVMIRHYSNKELQSYVRISVGKPEHTDILMKCLQLLT, encoded by the exons ATGGATGTTACGAGAGCCTTCTCCGGAGCTGCGTCGTCTGCCTTCTTTATCTCTCCTTCGACTTTTACCAGCAGACGACGAGGCTCCTCGGGAATGATAtcccctcctttttcttcttccgcTTCCTCGCCACCATCGTCGACGTCTTCTCGTTCCGCCGAGAAACTTGGACCTATCCGTGCCGCGACGCCATCGGCTGCCATTTCTCTCCAGGAGGAAGGGGGGAAGAGGGTCGGAGGAGTGAGTGGAGATTCCTTCATTCGTCCCCACTTGAGGAGGTTGTCCCCTTATCAGCCCATACTTCCTTTCGAG GTGCTGTCATCCCGTCTTGGGAGGAAGCCAGAGGATATTACTAAGCTTGATGCAAATGAAAACCCCTATGGCCCACCTCCTGAG GTGCTTCAAGCTTTGGCCACACTGAAGTTTCCATATATTTACCCTGATCCTGAGAGCCGTCGTTTATGTGCTGCACTTTCTGAAGATTCAGGCCTTGGTGCTGATTACATTCTTGCAGGCTGTGGTGCAGATGAGCTAATTGATTTAATCATGCG TTGTGTTCTTGATCCTGGTGACAAAATTGTAGACTGCCCTCCAACTTTTACCATGTATGAATTTGATGCTGCAGTTAATGGGGCACTTGTGATAAAGG TACCAAGAAAACCAGATTTTAGCCTGGACATTCCTGGCATTATCGATGTTGTGGAGCAGGAGAAACCCAAATGCATATTCCTAACTTCACCAAACAATCCTGATGGCAG TATCATCAATGATGAAGACCTCATGCACATCCTCGGGCTGCCTATACTGGTTGTGTTGGATGAGGCATATGTGGAGTTCTCTGGGATGGAATCAAGAATGGCATGGGTAAAAGAATACGAAAATTTAATTGTACTTCGTACATTTAGCAAAAGAGCTG GTCTAGCTGGACTTCGTGTGGGTTATGGGGCATTCCCTCTTTCTATTATTGAATACCTTCGACGTGCAAAACAACCATATAATGTTTCTGTGGCTGCTGAAGTGGCTGCTTGTGCAGCATTGAATAACCCTGGTTACTTAGAG AAGGTGAAACATGCACTAGTGGCAGAAAGAGAGCGACTGTATAACCTTCTATCTGAAGTGCCATTTTTGAAGCCCTATCCAAGCCATTCTAATTTCATTCTCTGTGAAGTGACTGGCGGAAGAGATCCCAAAAAACTCAAG